TCCGGATGAGATAACCACATTATTACCAATGGTCGGATGTCTCTTTCCTTTTTCTTTCCCTGTTCCGCCAAGCGTAACCCCCTGATAGATAACAACATCATCGCCAATCTCACATGTTTCTCCAATAACGACGCCCATTCCATGGTCAATAAACAACCGATTCCCGATCGTAGCTCCAGGATGTATCTCAATCCCTGTCATAAAACGGCTAACCTGCGAAATGAACCTGGCCACCGAGAACCATCTTCGCTTGTATAAAAAATGAGCCATCCGGTGTGCCCATATCGCATGCAGCCCTGAGTAGGTTAGTACCACTTCAAACCAACCTCGGGCCGCCGGATCGTTTTCAAACACCGCCTGGATATCTGATCTGATCTTCTTGAACATGCTCGTTCCCCTCTTGTTCAGGTTCTCGTCCTCCGGCTTACCGGACGGCGCGTTCCTTGGTAGTGTACTGCACACTCGCCTAAACAAAAAACGCCTCTGCAGCATTTAGCTGCAGAGGCGTTTATCGCGGTCCCACTCTGCTCGGTCCATTCTTAAATAGAATGAGCCCTCAAGCGGTTTGGTAACGGAAACCAATCGTCACAACCTATCCTAACGTTTTCCCATGTCATGATCGACAAAGGCGGGGCTGGATTCGGCTGTGCAGCTCACGGGCGCATTTCGACTAATGGACAGCGGATGGTTCACAGCCACCGCAACCAAAGAAATCTTTCTTTGCTGCGGGACCATCCTCTCTGAATCTGTCCGGGTCAGTCTACTCCTCCCGATCTTTGCTGTTCTATTAGATAAATCATATCAATTATTCGTTGTGTTGTTATTATAGCGAAAAGGCCTCAGACTGACAACAGCCTCCTACGTAATCCATACATCATAGGACTGTGTTGAGATTCCGAATAAACGGAATGCCCTCGAATAATCTTATTTTACTTGCGCGAGCAATCGTTCGATCACCGTATCACGACCCAGAAGCACGATCGTTTGATTCAGATCCCGTCCATGCGTCTGTCCAGTCAAGGCTACACGAATTGGCATAAAGAGCTGTTTGCCCTTAAAGCCCGTTTCTTTCTGTACTTCCTTGATCAATGCAGCCATTTTGCTTGGCGTGAACTCTTCACTTGCCTGCACTTTATCCGCAAATGCCTTCAGCACGGTCGGCACTTGCTCTTCAGCGAGAACTGCGGCACCTTCAGTTTCCAACTCAATCTCCGAACGGAAGAACACTTCCGACAATTCTACGATATCGGATGCGGCATTCATCTGTTCCTGATAGAGATGTACGAGCGTATAAGCCCATTCTTTTTGTTCAGCAGACAGCTCGGAAGAAATAAGTCCAGCCTTTTGCAGATGCGGAATGGCCATTTCGGCAATCCGTTCCGGGTCAGCATGTTTGATATAGTGGTTGTTCAAGTGAGCCAGCTTGTGCGTATCAAATACCGCCGGGCTCTTGGAC
The window above is part of the Paenibacillus sp. 1781tsa1 genome. Proteins encoded here:
- the cysE gene encoding serine O-acetyltransferase, with the protein product MFKKIRSDIQAVFENDPAARGWFEVVLTYSGLHAIWAHRMAHFLYKRRWFSVARFISQVSRFMTGIEIHPGATIGNRLFIDHGMGVVIGETCEIGDDVVIYQGVTLGGTGKEKGKRHPTIGNNVVISSGAKVLGSFSVGDQCNIGANSVVLKEVPSNSTVVGIPGRIVKQDGRRVDRLSQQLPDPVVDSLRSMQKELERLQEEVRTLQNARANETVHDT